A single Microaerobacter geothermalis DNA region contains:
- a CDS encoding 3-hydroxyacyl-CoA dehydrogenase: protein MKKLTVVGSGTMGRGIAYVAALGEYQVYLQDINQESLDSAQRYIEIEMRKSAERGFINPEKVQSALERITYTTSLEEAVGKADIVIEAVFELMDLKIEIFKKLDKLCPEHTVLATNTSTMSPTEIAAQTSRPEKCIAMHFFNPVHKMKLIEIIRGLETSDETVAIAKEVGVRLGKETVEVNEFPGFVTSRMNCLIGNEAMNMLMEGVASAEDIDKALKLGLNHPMGPLELADLVGLDTRLRNMEYLYKTLGEKYRPCPLLVKYVKAGRLGRKSGAGFHIYNK from the coding sequence ATGAAAAAACTTACTGTCGTTGGTTCGGGGACAATGGGGCGTGGGATTGCATATGTGGCAGCTCTTGGTGAATATCAGGTTTATTTGCAAGACATTAATCAAGAATCGTTGGATTCTGCTCAAAGATATATAGAAATAGAAATGAGAAAAAGTGCTGAACGTGGATTTATTAATCCCGAAAAAGTGCAATCAGCCCTTGAAAGGATTACTTATACAACTAGTTTAGAAGAAGCTGTTGGAAAAGCAGATATTGTGATTGAAGCTGTATTTGAATTAATGGATTTAAAAATCGAGATATTCAAGAAGTTGGATAAATTATGTCCGGAACACACGGTTTTAGCCACAAATACATCAACAATGAGTCCAACTGAAATTGCTGCCCAAACTTCGCGCCCGGAAAAATGTATTGCAATGCATTTTTTTAACCCTGTTCATAAAATGAAGCTTATTGAAATCATCCGTGGATTGGAAACTTCTGATGAAACTGTAGCCATAGCAAAGGAAGTTGGGGTTAGATTAGGAAAAGAAACAGTAGAGGTTAACGAATTTCCTGGATTTGTCACTAGCCGAATGAATTGCTTGATTGGAAATGAAGCAATGAACATGTTGATGGAGGGAGTTGCATCAGCAGAAGATATTGATAAAGCATTAAAGTTAGGTTTAAACCATCCAATGGGACCGTTAGAGCTAGCTGATTTAGTAGGCTTAGACACCCGTTTGAGAAATATGGAATATCTTTATAAAACTTTGGGAGAAAAATATCGCCCCTGTCCACTATTGGTTAAATATGTAAAGGCTGGAAGATTAGGCAGAAAATCTGGAGCTGGATTTCATATTTATAACAAATAA
- a CDS encoding enoyl-CoA hydratase/isomerase family protein, which yields MLQFIITEISNGIGVIKINRPEVRNALHAETLKELEEAIDQFEKNDEVKVIVITGEGDKSFAAGADIKQLREREMLEALVPGMQGTYKKVENCSKATIAAINGFALGGGCELALSCDIRIAADHAKIGLPELNLAIIPGAGGTQRLSRIIGKGKALEMILTGKILSGKEAEQFGLVSRSVAYEQLWGVVKETAEKIMNKGPVAVKLAKMVIHRGMDVDIDTALMLEKLAQTIVFGTEDKNEGTQAFIEKRSPNYKNK from the coding sequence ATGCTTCAATTTATAATTACTGAAATTTCAAATGGTATTGGTGTTATTAAAATTAATCGTCCTGAAGTTCGTAATGCTCTTCATGCAGAAACTTTAAAAGAATTAGAGGAAGCTATTGATCAATTTGAAAAAAATGATGAGGTAAAAGTTATTGTTATAACTGGAGAAGGTGATAAATCCTTTGCTGCAGGCGCAGATATTAAGCAACTACGGGAAAGAGAAATGTTAGAGGCTTTGGTTCCAGGAATGCAAGGAACCTATAAAAAAGTTGAAAACTGCAGTAAAGCTACGATAGCAGCTATAAATGGATTTGCCCTTGGAGGAGGATGCGAACTCGCTCTTTCTTGTGATATTCGAATAGCAGCGGATCATGCAAAGATTGGATTACCAGAGTTAAACCTAGCTATTATTCCTGGAGCAGGTGGAACTCAGCGTTTATCTCGAATTATTGGAAAAGGCAAAGCGTTAGAAATGATACTTACTGGGAAGATCTTATCAGGTAAAGAGGCGGAACAGTTTGGTTTAGTTTCTCGGTCAGTAGCCTATGAACAATTGTGGGGTGTTGTAAAAGAAACAGCAGAAAAGATAATGAATAAAGGGCCTGTGGCTGTTAAACTAGCAAAAATGGTTATTCATCGAGGAATGGATGTTGATATAGATACAGCTTTGATGTTAGAAAAATTGGCTCAAACCATAGTATTTGGTACAGAAGATAAGAATGAAGGTACACAAGCCTTTATAGAAAAAAGATCTCCCAATTATAAAAATAAGTAG